The following proteins are encoded in a genomic region of Lutra lutra chromosome 16, mLutLut1.2, whole genome shotgun sequence:
- the LOC125087548 gene encoding keratin, type I cytoskeletal 16 isoform X1: MTTCSRQFTSSSSMKGSCGIGGGSSRMSSVLAGGSCRAPSAYGGLLVSSSRYSSGGACGLGGGYGGGFSSSSSFGGGLGSGFGGGYGGGLGAGFGGGLGAGFGAGFGGGFGGGDGGLLSGNEKITMQNLNDRLASYLDKVRALEEANTELEVKIRDWYQRQRPSEVKDYSPYFKTIEDLRNKIIAATIENAQPILQIDNARLAADDFRTKYEHELTLRQSVEADINGLRRVLDELTLARTDLEMQIEGLKEELAYLKKNHEEEMLALRGQTGGDVSVEMDAAPGVDLSRILNEMRDQYEQMAEKNRRDAEAWFLSKTEELNKEVASNSELVQSGRSEVTELRRVLQGLEIELQSQLSMKASLEGSLEETKGRYCMQLSQIQGLIGNVEEQLAQLRCEMEQQSQEYQVLLDVKTRLEQEIATYRRLLEGEDAHLSSQQGSSHSYSSHNVFSSSSSSSGHQTRPILKEQVSSSFNQGQASKH, encoded by the exons ATGACCACCTGCAGCCGCCAGTTCACCTCCTCCAGCTCCATGAAGGGCTCCTGTGGCATCGGCGGTGGCTCCAGCCGCATGTCCTCTGTCTTGGCTGGAGGGTCCTGCCGGGCCCCCAGCGCCTATGGGGGCCTGTTGGTCTCCTCCTCCCGCTACTCCTCCGGGGGTGCCTGTGGCCTGGGGGGCGGCTACGGTGGCGgcttcagcagcagcagcagctttgGTGGGGGCCTGGGTAGTGGCTTTGGTGGAGGGTACGGTGGTGGCCTGGGTGCTGGCTTTGGTGGTGGCCTCGGTGCTGGCTTCGGTGCTGGCTTTGGTGGTGGCTTTGGTGGTGGCGATGGCGGCCTCCTCTCCGGCAATGAGAAGATCACCATGCAGAACCTCAACGACCGCCTGGCCTCCTACCTGGACAAGGTGCGGGCCCTGGAGGAGGCCAACACGGAGCTGGAGGTGAAGATCCGGGACTGGTACCAGAGGCAGCGGCCCAGTGAGGTCAAGGACTACAGCCCTTACTTCAAGACCATCGAGGACCTGCGGAACAAG ATCATCGCTGCCACCATCGAGAATGCTCAGCCCATTCTGCAGATCGACAATGCCAGGCTGGCGGCGGACGACTTCAGGACCAA GTACGAGCACGAGCTGACCCTGCGCCAGAGCGTGGAGGCTGACATCAACGGCCTGCGCCGGGTGCTGGACGAGCTGACCTTGGCCAGGACTGACCTGGAGATGCAGATCGAGGGCCTGAAGGAGGAGCTGGCCTACCTGAAGAAGAACCACGAAGAG GAGATGCTTGCCCTGCGGGGTCAGACTGGCGGGGACGTCAGTGTGGAGATGGACGCCGCTCCAGGCGTGGACCTGAGCCGCATCCTGAATGAGATGCGTGACCAGTACGAGCAGATGGCGGAGAAGAACCGCAGAGACGCAGAGGCCTGGTTCCTGAGCAAG ACAGAGGAACTGAACAAAGAAGTGGCCTCTAACAGTGAGCTGGTGCAGAGTGGCCGCAGTGAGGTCACTGAGCTCCGGAGGGTGCTCCAGGGCCTGGAGATCGAACTGCAGTCCCAGCTCAGCATG AAAGCATCCCTGGAGGGCAGCCTGGAGGAGACCAAAGGCCGCTACTGCATGCAGCTGTCCCAGATCCAGGGACTGATAGGCAACGTGGAGGAGCAGCTGGCCCAGCTCCGCTGTGAGATGGAGCAGCAGAGCCAAGAGTACCAGGTCCTGCTGGATGTGAAGACGCGGCTGGAGCAGGAGATCGCCACCTACCGCCGCCTGCTGGAGGGCGAGGACGCCCA CCTCTCCTCCCAGCAAGGGTCCAGCCATTCCTATTCTTCCCACAATG tcttctcctcctcctcctcctcctccggccACCAGACCAGGCCCATCCTCAAGGAGCAGGTCTCATCCAGCTTCAACCAGGGCCAGGCCTCCAAGCACTGA